The Herbaspirillum sp. RTI4 genome has a segment encoding these proteins:
- a CDS encoding dienelactone hydrolase family protein — MKYFFLLCLAILPLHTSADSMEKDINESVVTVPVTVADMYGKVITGKLIVTQFKPVGDGPFPIAIINHGRSGTNREKPGRFRYTDQVRFFIKRGFAVFVPTRLGYGDTGIYPDPEESGQCQNKSYAPMAEAGSIEILAVLDYARQLAYTNPTRVLLVGQSVGGYVTTATAAKNPPGVIAAINFAGGSGGDPYAHPGVPCQGQKLEAMYARFGATSKVPMLWIYTENDYFFSPAFSQAWNAAFVKAGGQAEFKLLPPYSSNGHALFSTGTRLWSPIVAQFLETIPFDGPTAK, encoded by the coding sequence ATGAAATATTTTTTCTTGCTGTGCCTGGCCATCCTCCCTTTGCATACTTCTGCCGACAGCATGGAGAAGGATATCAATGAGTCCGTCGTGACCGTTCCCGTGACGGTCGCCGATATGTATGGGAAGGTCATCACCGGCAAGCTCATCGTGACGCAGTTCAAACCGGTCGGCGACGGGCCGTTTCCGATTGCCATCATCAACCACGGCCGCAGCGGCACCAATCGCGAAAAACCGGGACGTTTCCGCTATACCGATCAGGTGCGGTTTTTTATCAAGCGCGGGTTTGCCGTGTTTGTCCCTACCCGGCTCGGCTATGGCGATACCGGCATCTATCCCGATCCGGAGGAAAGCGGGCAATGTCAAAATAAAAGCTATGCCCCGATGGCAGAGGCGGGCAGCATAGAAATTCTGGCGGTGCTGGACTATGCCAGGCAACTTGCCTATACCAATCCGACGCGCGTATTACTGGTCGGCCAGTCGGTGGGCGGCTATGTGACGACCGCTACAGCGGCTAAAAATCCGCCGGGGGTGATTGCTGCGATTAATTTTGCAGGCGGATCGGGCGGCGATCCGTACGCGCATCCGGGCGTGCCCTGCCAGGGCCAAAAGCTGGAGGCCATGTACGCTCGTTTCGGCGCGACAAGCAAAGTGCCGATGCTGTGGATTTACACCGAAAACGATTATTTTTTTAGCCCTGCCTTCAGTCAGGCATGGAACGCCGCCTTCGTCAAAGCCGGCGGGCAAGCGGAATTCAAATTACTGCCGCCTTATTCCAGCAATGGGCACGCGCTGTTTAGCACAGGCACTCGCCTGTGGAGCCCCATCGTCGCGCAGTTTCTTGAGACGATCCCATTCGACGGACCAACCGCGAAATAA
- a CDS encoding ATP-binding protein, translating to MVVAPPLHSPEMTQRFKYLIANTSAIIYSSVPSGDFKMTFVSENAQRILGYDPQEMVDDPNFWFDHIHPDDAPTVFSSLAQLFVEGQRAYEYRFMTKAGHYLWMHDTLRLIRDEQNNPVEVIGSLTDITDRKLMEEALQRTGEEQLNLINQLTDTQAQLLQSEKMASIGQLAAGVAHEINNPIGFVNSNMRSLQTYVDTLLNVIGQQTSMLLSDTVGADIQHQAKQLNESADLSYLQNDVKDLMSESLDGLKRVKDIVQSLKDFSHVGESEWQMVDIHKGLDSTLTIASNEFKYKAVVEKHYGDLPQVKGLASQLNQVFMNLLVNAAHAIAERGTISIATECRDQWVYIRFTDSGCGIPEENMARIFEPFFTTKPIGSGTGLGLSLSYGILQKHGGRIEVQSTVGTGTTFTICLPVEQGTTPA from the coding sequence ATGGTGGTAGCTCCGCCGCTCCATTCGCCAGAGATGACGCAGCGCTTCAAATATTTGATCGCCAATACTTCCGCGATCATTTACAGCAGCGTGCCGAGCGGGGATTTCAAGATGACCTTCGTCAGCGAAAACGCGCAGCGCATTCTGGGATACGATCCTCAGGAAATGGTCGACGACCCCAATTTCTGGTTCGACCACATCCATCCTGACGACGCCCCCACCGTTTTTTCCAGTCTGGCGCAGCTATTTGTCGAAGGGCAGCGGGCCTACGAATATCGTTTCATGACCAAGGCCGGGCATTACCTCTGGATGCATGACACCTTGCGCCTGATTCGCGATGAACAAAACAATCCGGTGGAAGTCATCGGTTCCCTGACCGACATCACCGACCGCAAGCTCATGGAAGAAGCCTTGCAGCGCACCGGTGAAGAGCAACTCAACCTGATCAATCAATTGACAGACACCCAGGCGCAGCTGCTGCAATCGGAAAAAATGGCCTCCATCGGTCAGCTCGCCGCCGGTGTGGCGCATGAAATCAACAATCCTATCGGCTTCGTCAACTCGAACATGCGTTCGCTGCAAACCTATGTCGATACTTTGCTCAACGTGATCGGGCAGCAAACCAGCATGCTGCTCTCCGACACCGTGGGCGCGGACATTCAACATCAGGCAAAGCAATTGAATGAAAGCGCCGACCTGTCCTATTTGCAAAATGACGTCAAAGATCTGATGAGCGAATCGCTGGATGGTCTCAAGCGGGTCAAGGATATTGTGCAGTCGCTCAAGGATTTTTCACATGTCGGCGAAAGCGAATGGCAGATGGTGGATATCCATAAAGGTCTGGACAGCACCCTGACCATTGCCAGCAATGAATTCAAATATAAAGCTGTCGTCGAGAAGCATTATGGCGATCTGCCGCAGGTGAAAGGTCTGGCGTCGCAGCTGAACCAGGTGTTCATGAACTTGCTGGTCAACGCCGCGCACGCCATCGCGGAAAGAGGAACCATTAGCATTGCTACCGAATGCCGCGATCAATGGGTCTACATCCGCTTTACCGACAGCGGTTGTGGCATTCCTGAAGAAAATATGGCGCGCATCTTTGAGCCGTTTTTCACCACCAAGCCTATCGGCAGCGGCACCGGCCTCGGTCTTTCCCTTTCCTACGGCATCCTCCAGAAACACGGCGGCCGCATCGAAGTACAAAGCACCGTCGGCACCGGCACTACCTTTACGATTTGTTTGCCGGTCGAACAGGGGACGACGCCAGCGTAA